In Hydrogenovibrio marinus, a single genomic region encodes these proteins:
- a CDS encoding primosomal protein N', translating to MFIQVAVPGPFLTPLDYQYVYDEKQILPVVGGRVWVPFRNRKLIGVVMSIKETTDLDVKKIRLISEVVDAAPIFSERDLQFLQWAAHYYHEPIGNVMQTALPKRLKEGEAVALEGVTAWQLNDTGRAEAADKIRSNAIQQLNVLEFLKSHPYPVTESTLTACLSGWRTPMKRFHEMGWVDKTEKNCLHAWQQAEDPNHSLNEEQQAAVDAVLDKALQTEDFHAFLLEGVTGSGKTETYLGMIESTIAQGKQVLVLVPEIGLTPQTVERFERFLNQPVAVMHSDLTDRERHCAWYMVQSNQVKVLLGTRSALFTPFANLGLCILDEEHDLSFKQQDNFRYSARDALVRRAQLEKVPVVLGSATPSLETLHNAMSGRYGYLKLTQRAGGASMPEMRLLDVRGDKSVQQHEGVSSALREMITNHLEQQGQVLLFLNRRGFAPVLMCHSCGWQAACPSCDANMTYHHQFRELRCHHCGYQQKAPQACPSCGEQEFVNVGQGTEKLETIIQSWFPNYKTLRIDRDTTRNKGQMAEATQLAREGKADILIGTQMLAKGHHFPKVTLVALLDIDQGLFSCDFRAAERMAQLVVQVAGRAGRAEREGEVVIQTHHPDHPLLKTLVEHGYDAFAKEALDERKAGELPPFSYQILLRAESIDPHSAWQFLLDIESALQLKAVDQTKSARLGSAPLEAFGPVSAPMLRRQGRFRYQLLLQSSHRGLLHHWLGSLESNIYAHPLVNKVRWSIDVDPQEMS from the coding sequence ATGTTTATTCAGGTCGCCGTGCCAGGGCCGTTTTTGACGCCCTTGGATTATCAATATGTCTATGATGAAAAACAGATTCTGCCTGTGGTTGGCGGACGTGTCTGGGTGCCGTTTCGTAATCGAAAACTAATCGGCGTTGTCATGTCGATAAAGGAGACGACGGATCTCGATGTGAAAAAGATTCGTCTGATTTCCGAAGTGGTGGATGCCGCACCGATTTTTTCCGAGCGCGATTTGCAGTTCTTGCAATGGGCGGCGCACTATTATCACGAACCTATCGGCAATGTGATGCAGACAGCATTGCCTAAACGCTTGAAAGAAGGCGAGGCGGTTGCGTTGGAAGGTGTCACGGCATGGCAGTTGAATGACACGGGTCGTGCCGAAGCGGCAGATAAAATCCGTTCAAATGCCATCCAGCAATTGAATGTGCTGGAATTCCTCAAATCTCATCCTTATCCAGTAACGGAATCGACTTTAACCGCTTGTTTGAGTGGCTGGCGCACACCGATGAAACGTTTCCATGAAATGGGTTGGGTGGACAAAACCGAGAAGAATTGCCTGCATGCGTGGCAGCAAGCGGAAGACCCGAATCACTCATTGAATGAAGAACAACAGGCAGCAGTGGATGCGGTATTAGATAAAGCGTTGCAGACAGAAGATTTTCATGCCTTTTTGTTGGAAGGGGTGACCGGCAGCGGTAAAACGGAAACCTACCTTGGCATGATCGAAAGTACGATTGCACAAGGCAAACAGGTATTGGTGTTGGTGCCGGAAATTGGGCTAACGCCGCAAACCGTAGAGCGATTCGAACGGTTTTTGAATCAACCTGTGGCGGTGATGCATTCGGATTTGACCGACAGAGAACGCCACTGCGCTTGGTATATGGTGCAGTCAAATCAAGTGAAAGTTTTGTTGGGGACGCGTTCGGCATTATTCACACCCTTTGCCAATTTGGGGTTGTGCATTCTCGATGAAGAACATGACCTGTCTTTCAAACAACAGGACAACTTCCGTTACTCGGCACGAGATGCCTTGGTTCGTCGTGCGCAGTTGGAAAAAGTGCCAGTGGTGTTGGGGTCAGCGACGCCGTCTTTGGAAACCTTGCACAATGCCATGTCGGGACGATATGGCTATCTGAAACTGACGCAACGCGCCGGTGGTGCATCCATGCCTGAAATGAGGTTGCTGGATGTGCGTGGTGATAAATCAGTGCAGCAACATGAAGGGGTTTCTTCAGCCTTACGAGAGATGATTACAAATCATCTTGAGCAACAAGGGCAGGTGTTATTGTTCTTGAATCGCCGAGGATTCGCACCGGTGCTGATGTGTCATAGCTGTGGCTGGCAGGCGGCATGCCCGAGTTGCGATGCGAATATGACTTACCATCATCAATTCCGTGAGTTGCGTTGCCACCATTGTGGTTATCAACAAAAGGCTCCACAAGCTTGCCCGAGTTGTGGCGAGCAAGAGTTTGTGAATGTCGGTCAGGGCACGGAAAAACTGGAAACCATTATTCAGAGTTGGTTCCCAAACTATAAGACTTTGCGTATCGACCGTGACACCACCCGAAACAAAGGTCAGATGGCGGAAGCCACGCAGCTTGCCCGTGAAGGTAAGGCGGATATTCTCATTGGCACGCAAATGCTGGCGAAGGGGCATCACTTTCCTAAAGTGACATTGGTGGCGTTGTTGGATATCGACCAAGGCTTGTTCAGTTGTGACTTCCGTGCGGCGGAACGCATGGCGCAATTGGTGGTACAGGTTGCCGGGCGTGCAGGGCGTGCGGAAAGAGAAGGCGAGGTGGTGATTCAGACGCATCACCCCGACCATCCGTTACTGAAAACTTTGGTCGAGCATGGTTATGATGCCTTTGCCAAAGAGGCATTGGACGAACGTAAAGCGGGAGAGCTACCGCCGTTTAGTTATCAGATTCTATTGCGTGCGGAATCTATTGACCCGCATTCCGCTTGGCAGTTTCTTTTGGACATAGAATCAGCATTGCAATTGAAAGCGGTCGACCAGACAAAATCTGCCAGGTTGGGGTCAGCGCCTTTGGAGGCGTTTGGCCCGGTTTCCGCACCGATGTTACGACGACAAGGACGATTTCGTTATCAGTTGTTGCTGCAAAGTTCGCACCGGGGATTGCTACATCATTGGTTGGGTAGTCTGGAGTCGAATATCTACGCGCACCCGCTGGTGAACAAGGTGCGTTGGTCGATAGATGTCGATCCGCAAGAGATGAGCTGA
- a CDS encoding 5-oxoprolinase subunit PxpA: protein MQNMILINCDMGENLTPTPDASVMPHIHLANIACGGHAGDIASMMETLALAKQHGVKVGAHPSYPDQANFGRQSINLSAAELHETLANQVSLLDKLAGELDLTLHHIKPHGALYLDMMRSDDLFKQVLSFCQDFNQGKNAPLKLMIQGGIKDADYQALADAFGVELLFEAFADRAYLDSGQLAPRSQPNSLYQQAEDIVQQSWMFHEEHQQHTLPNTLCFHSDNPASVAALIAFANQLKAAV from the coding sequence ATGCAAAACATGATTCTCATTAATTGCGACATGGGGGAAAATCTCACCCCCACCCCGGATGCCTCTGTCATGCCGCACATCCATCTTGCGAATATCGCCTGTGGCGGTCATGCAGGAGATATTGCCAGCATGATGGAAACACTCGCCCTCGCAAAACAGCACGGCGTAAAAGTCGGCGCCCATCCAAGCTATCCAGATCAAGCTAACTTCGGACGTCAATCCATCAACCTATCCGCAGCCGAACTGCACGAAACTCTAGCCAACCAAGTTTCGCTGCTTGATAAACTTGCGGGTGAATTGGATTTAACGCTTCACCACATCAAACCTCACGGAGCGCTCTATTTGGACATGATGCGTTCGGATGACCTCTTCAAGCAAGTCCTGTCTTTTTGCCAAGACTTCAATCAAGGTAAAAACGCACCCTTAAAACTGATGATACAAGGCGGCATTAAAGATGCCGACTACCAAGCACTTGCAGATGCTTTCGGTGTGGAACTGTTGTTTGAAGCCTTTGCCGACCGAGCCTATTTGGACAGCGGGCAACTTGCACCTCGTAGCCAGCCGAATAGTTTATATCAACAGGCAGAAGATATCGTCCAACAAAGTTGGATGTTTCACGAGGAACATCAACAACATACTTTACCCAATACCTTATGTTTCCACTCGGACAATCCTGCATCAGTGGCAGCACTGATTGCCTTTGCCAACCAGCTTAAGGCTGCCGTATGA
- the pxpB gene encoding 5-oxoprolinase subunit PxpB, protein MTFQYQIQPASENALLLTFNTGTEKTAGLMDFLPLLQQLIPQIETVFAQSLRELVPSYHSLLLVFDLQQLSYATAKQQLQNLVEQLQQDTPNLVDFYQDSAGKTHVIPVCYDLQFGLDLAELAQQKALSTEDIIRIHSERTYQVCAIGFAPAFAYLGEVDKRIASPRHASPRLSIPAGSVGIADRQTAIYPKASPAGWQILGQTPWDLSLNNPDNLMRFRVGDQVKFEPIGYNEFLAIKNGDAS, encoded by the coding sequence ATGACGTTTCAGTATCAAATCCAACCCGCTTCCGAAAACGCTTTGTTGCTGACTTTTAACACCGGCACGGAAAAAACCGCCGGGCTAATGGATTTTTTGCCATTACTGCAACAACTCATTCCCCAAATTGAAACCGTTTTTGCTCAAAGTTTACGAGAGCTGGTACCTTCCTATCACAGCCTGTTATTGGTATTCGATTTACAGCAGTTGAGCTATGCAACGGCAAAACAACAGCTTCAAAACTTGGTCGAACAACTACAACAAGACACCCCCAACCTGGTAGATTTTTATCAAGATTCTGCTGGAAAAACACATGTTATTCCGGTGTGTTATGACTTGCAATTCGGGTTAGATTTAGCCGAACTTGCCCAACAAAAAGCACTCTCCACTGAAGACATCATCCGCATCCACAGTGAGCGAACTTATCAGGTGTGCGCCATCGGTTTTGCGCCCGCCTTCGCGTATTTGGGAGAAGTGGATAAACGCATCGCCTCACCGCGCCATGCCTCACCACGCTTGAGCATACCCGCAGGCAGTGTCGGTATTGCCGACCGACAAACCGCCATCTACCCCAAAGCCTCTCCCGCCGGTTGGCAAATACTCGGGCAAACGCCTTGGGATTTATCGCTCAACAATCCAGACAATCTCATGCGCTTTCGTGTGGGCGACCAAGTGAAGTTTGAACCCATTGGATATAACGAATTCCTCGCAATCAAAAACGGAGACGCCTCATGA
- a CDS encoding 5-oxoprolinase subunit C family protein gives MNEQACFKVLKAGFQASIQDAGRFGYQQFGLATSGALDSVSYDWANKLLGNPENAAVLEIPYGHVSLEVNAPTRIVITGANLGATCNGEPILRYQPLQIHEGDKIDFHQAQTLDGVRTYLAVDGGFQTEAFWGSRSVNFREGIGRAIEIGDCLPFTPSTQEKDTPYFPQSELMEYLEFGDVVTLRLLPAHQLYEFDETQRQAFFKQTFEASNEFDRTACRLIAEQEIKPPYTQMVSQGMTPGTVQIPPSGHPIIMLKEHPTIGGYPKIGTIISKDLAKLAQSQPRQRIQFKLVLGLIT, from the coding sequence ATGAACGAACAGGCGTGCTTCAAAGTTTTAAAGGCAGGGTTCCAAGCCAGCATTCAAGATGCAGGGCGCTTCGGCTATCAGCAATTCGGCTTAGCCACTTCTGGCGCACTGGATAGCGTAAGTTATGACTGGGCGAATAAACTGCTCGGCAATCCTGAAAATGCCGCGGTGTTGGAAATACCCTACGGGCATGTCAGTTTGGAGGTGAATGCTCCGACGCGCATTGTCATTACCGGCGCCAATCTCGGTGCCACCTGCAATGGCGAACCGATTCTGCGTTACCAACCACTACAAATACATGAGGGCGATAAAATCGACTTTCATCAAGCGCAAACTTTAGATGGTGTGCGGACTTATTTGGCAGTGGATGGCGGTTTTCAAACCGAAGCATTTTGGGGCAGTCGTTCGGTAAATTTCCGTGAAGGTATCGGGCGAGCAATCGAGATTGGCGACTGCCTACCCTTCACTCCCTCAACACAAGAAAAAGACACGCCCTATTTTCCACAATCCGAGTTGATGGAATATTTGGAGTTCGGTGATGTAGTAACCTTGAGATTGCTACCCGCACACCAGCTTTACGAGTTTGACGAAACGCAACGCCAAGCATTTTTCAAACAAACCTTTGAAGCCTCGAATGAATTCGACCGCACCGCTTGCCGTTTGATTGCCGAACAAGAAATTAAACCGCCCTACACCCAAATGGTGTCGCAAGGTATGACACCCGGCACCGTGCAAATCCCGCCATCAGGCCATCCCATTATTATGCTCAAAGAGCACCCAACGATTGGCGGTTACCCAAAAATTGGTACGATTATTTCAAAGGATTTGGCTAAACTGGCACAGAGTCAGCCAAGACAAAGAATTCAGTTTAAGTTAGTATTAGGATTAATAACATAA
- a CDS encoding class I SAM-dependent methyltransferase has translation MSGFRIRYQTIEFDVFDIHIRSLKDNQQFYDPFGEAEGMGISSAQWPIFGVLWPSSIVLANEMEHFDIKGKRILEVGCGLGLSSLLLNARHADITATDIHPQAGKFLVENARLNQEKEIPFLTTNWNDEHSGLGYFDLIIGSDLLYETNHIELLSQFIDRHANPTAEVILVDPGRGNHAKFSKEMVAKGFSHSQQKLDEQQQASLDTEFKGVILNYQR, from the coding sequence ATGTCCGGCTTCCGTATCCGTTATCAAACTATCGAATTTGATGTATTCGATATTCATATCCGCAGTCTGAAAGACAACCAACAGTTTTATGACCCGTTTGGTGAAGCCGAAGGCATGGGTATTTCTTCTGCACAGTGGCCAATATTCGGCGTGCTTTGGCCTTCTAGCATCGTGCTGGCAAATGAGATGGAGCATTTCGATATTAAAGGAAAGCGGATTTTAGAGGTCGGTTGTGGGTTGGGGCTTTCTAGCCTATTGCTAAATGCGCGTCATGCGGATATTACAGCGACGGACATTCACCCGCAGGCAGGCAAGTTTCTGGTGGAAAATGCTCGGCTCAATCAAGAAAAGGAGATTCCTTTTTTAACAACAAATTGGAACGACGAGCATTCAGGTTTAGGATATTTTGACCTGATAATCGGCTCAGATTTACTCTATGAAACGAACCATATCGAGCTTTTGTCGCAGTTTATCGACCGCCACGCCAATCCGACAGCCGAAGTGATTTTGGTAGACCCCGGCCGCGGCAATCATGCCAAATTCAGCAAGGAAATGGTGGCTAAGGGTTTCAGCCATAGCCAACAAAAGCTGGACGAACAGCAGCAAGCAAGCCTAGACACAGAATTCAAAGGCGTTATCCTAAATTATCAACGATAG
- a CDS encoding carboxymuconolactone decarboxylase family protein yields the protein MTTRINYAAISPKAIEILHQQEGYLRQQFKQSETVPVITWELVKLRVSQINQCAFCIDMHSKDTLLLGETAERIYGLSAWRDMPLYSDREKAALDWAELVTSGQPISDERYQQALDSFGEQSLVDLTIAINAINSWNRIVKVFKPEVGRYQPSKK from the coding sequence ATGACGACACGCATCAACTACGCAGCCATTTCGCCGAAAGCAATTGAAATTCTTCATCAACAAGAGGGGTACCTTCGCCAACAGTTCAAACAAAGCGAGACGGTTCCCGTCATCACTTGGGAGCTGGTCAAGCTAAGAGTCTCGCAAATAAACCAATGTGCTTTTTGCATTGATATGCACAGCAAAGATACCTTGCTGCTAGGTGAAACCGCAGAGCGCATTTATGGCTTGAGCGCATGGCGAGATATGCCGCTCTACTCTGATCGTGAAAAAGCAGCCTTGGACTGGGCAGAATTAGTGACATCCGGTCAACCAATTTCCGACGAGCGTTACCAACAAGCGTTGGATAGCTTTGGCGAACAAAGTCTGGTAGATTTAACTATCGCCATTAATGCGATCAATAGTTGGAATCGCATTGTGAAAGTGTTTAAACCGGAGGTTGGACGCTATCAGCCCAGCAAAAAATAA
- a CDS encoding helix-turn-helix domain-containing protein — translation MFQPQGKLSPYVQGIWSFSVPTENTSPQTQWLPADACSSILFNLTENIIMDDSLFTEKVILSPVETRSHSKTWQPGTQLAGVRFYPGVGFGIFGELYDQPLGLPESDLNAELKTLHHALAKSPNHFSRIIRLYRWLESLDLTQTARLSEEAQSQMTISQRQQERRFRKLLGITPKHYQRIARIRRVQTNLKHQPNVELSEMALEHGFSDQAHMTREFKQIVRITPNQYRKLISRNP, via the coding sequence TTGTTTCAGCCTCAAGGAAAACTATCGCCTTATGTGCAGGGCATCTGGTCTTTTTCCGTGCCCACCGAAAATACATCTCCGCAAACGCAATGGCTACCGGCAGACGCCTGTAGCAGTATTCTTTTCAATCTGACTGAAAACATCATTATGGATGACTCACTATTTACGGAAAAAGTGATTCTGTCGCCGGTTGAAACCCGATCACACTCCAAGACTTGGCAACCCGGTACTCAGTTGGCAGGCGTGAGATTTTATCCCGGCGTGGGGTTTGGTATTTTTGGCGAGCTATACGACCAGCCGCTTGGCTTGCCGGAAAGTGACTTGAACGCTGAACTCAAAACCCTGCATCATGCTCTGGCGAAAAGTCCTAATCACTTTTCTCGTATTATTCGACTCTACCGTTGGTTGGAAAGTTTGGATTTAACACAAACTGCGAGACTATCGGAAGAAGCTCAATCTCAAATGACCATCAGTCAACGCCAGCAGGAAAGACGCTTTCGCAAACTGCTCGGCATCACCCCAAAACATTACCAACGTATTGCTCGTATCCGCCGGGTACAAACCAATCTGAAACATCAACCGAATGTTGAGCTATCCGAAATGGCTTTGGAACATGGGTTTTCCGATCAAGCACACATGACGCGTGAGTTTAAACAGATAGTGCGCATCACTCCAAACCAGTATCGCAAGTTAATATCACGCAATCCATAA
- the cfa gene encoding cyclopropane fatty acyl phospholipid synthase — protein MYSNIVTKLLDKAGVAINGSNPWDIQVYNPKFYSEVVLRGSLGFGESYVKGWWDVEQLEKSISKILSASLHENATLLGDFFSKVNAKYRNLQKKSRAFQVGEHHYDIGNDLYLKMLDKRMVYSCGYWQDTDDLDQAQENKLELVCRKVHLKPGMRILEIGCGWGSFAKYAAEKYQVEVIGVTVSKEQMKLAQENCAGLPVEIQLMDYRDLTGEFDAIVSIGMFEHVGHKNYAKYFEVAERCLKDGGLFLLHTIGKNDCNPGVNPWTAKYIFPNGELPSLEQITHAVDKTGMYVEDVENFGVYYETTLMAWFDNFNRAWDSLKDKYSEEFYRLWKFYLLSCAGAFNARDIHLWQVVMSKGNMPQVYKRNAL, from the coding sequence ATGTATTCAAATATCGTCACAAAATTGCTTGATAAAGCCGGTGTCGCCATTAATGGAAGTAACCCTTGGGACATTCAGGTGTACAACCCAAAATTTTACAGTGAAGTCGTGCTGAGAGGGTCTTTGGGGTTCGGCGAAAGCTATGTCAAAGGCTGGTGGGATGTTGAGCAGCTTGAGAAAAGCATATCCAAAATCCTATCCGCCTCTTTGCATGAAAATGCCACTCTGCTGGGTGATTTCTTTTCCAAGGTCAATGCAAAATATCGCAATCTACAAAAAAAATCTCGCGCCTTTCAGGTGGGTGAACATCATTATGATATTGGAAATGATCTATATCTTAAGATGTTAGATAAGAGAATGGTCTATAGCTGTGGTTATTGGCAGGATACCGATGACCTTGATCAAGCGCAGGAAAATAAGCTGGAGTTGGTTTGTCGAAAAGTGCATCTCAAACCCGGTATGCGCATTCTGGAGATCGGCTGTGGTTGGGGAAGTTTCGCTAAATATGCCGCCGAAAAATATCAGGTGGAAGTGATTGGCGTGACAGTCTCCAAAGAGCAAATGAAACTGGCTCAAGAAAACTGTGCTGGATTGCCGGTCGAAATTCAATTGATGGATTACCGAGATTTAACGGGCGAATTTGATGCGATTGTTTCCATCGGTATGTTCGAGCATGTCGGTCATAAAAACTATGCAAAATACTTTGAAGTGGCCGAGCGTTGTTTGAAAGACGGGGGTCTTTTTTTATTGCATACCATCGGTAAAAACGACTGCAATCCCGGCGTTAATCCTTGGACGGCAAAATATATTTTTCCTAATGGCGAACTCCCTTCACTGGAACAGATTACCCATGCCGTAGATAAAACCGGCATGTATGTAGAAGATGTTGAAAACTTCGGGGTTTATTACGAAACCACTTTGATGGCTTGGTTCGATAACTTCAATCGTGCCTGGGATAGCCTTAAAGACAAATACAGCGAAGAGTTTTATCGACTTTGGAAATTCTATTTACTGTCCTGCGCAGGTGCGTTCAATGCGAGAGATATCCATCTTTGGCAGGTGGTGATGAGTAAAGGGAATATGCCGCAGGTCTATAAACGAAATGCGCTTTGA
- a CDS encoding DMT family transporter: protein MQNHRLAYLLLVLTTLFWAGNFVLARAVHAHVPPIGLAFWRWAAVAIFIIPWAWKDLKQQWPLMRQHPGLMIVYGVFSVGAFNTLVYLGLQTTTAVNALLLLSAGPVFIMLLSAILLGHGLKLLQVLGLIVSAAGVLLVLTHGDIANLSGLENDPGVLWVLGGVISWALYSVLLHKKPAGIGGSGFFAMTVIVGVVGLLPFYLMETFIQNRPVHIDTSLALTVAYVAVFASILAYLFWNKAVELIGANRSSPFIHLIPAFGLVLSVIFLGEQITASDFLGLALIFIGLVIAAGKLRLRKQNQNNQS, encoded by the coding sequence ATGCAAAATCACAGACTCGCCTATCTTTTATTGGTACTGACAACCTTGTTTTGGGCAGGAAATTTTGTATTGGCGCGTGCCGTGCATGCGCATGTGCCGCCAATCGGTTTGGCATTTTGGCGTTGGGCAGCGGTGGCGATTTTTATCATACCTTGGGCGTGGAAAGACCTGAAACAGCAATGGCCGTTGATGCGTCAGCATCCGGGGCTAATGATTGTTTACGGCGTGTTCAGTGTCGGCGCGTTCAACACATTGGTGTACCTTGGCTTGCAAACCACAACAGCGGTCAACGCATTGTTGCTGTTATCGGCGGGCCCTGTTTTCATCATGTTATTGTCGGCAATCTTGCTTGGGCACGGCCTTAAGCTCTTGCAGGTGCTGGGCTTAATTGTTTCCGCTGCGGGGGTGCTATTGGTGCTTACCCATGGAGACATTGCCAACCTTTCTGGGCTGGAGAACGACCCTGGTGTGCTTTGGGTGCTGGGCGGTGTTATCAGCTGGGCGCTCTATTCGGTGTTACTCCACAAAAAGCCAGCGGGCATTGGTGGTAGTGGCTTTTTTGCAATGACCGTTATTGTCGGTGTGGTCGGACTGTTGCCTTTCTATCTGATGGAAACCTTTATCCAAAACCGCCCGGTGCATATTGATACTAGCTTGGCGCTCACCGTTGCTTATGTTGCGGTTTTCGCGTCTATCCTCGCATATTTGTTTTGGAATAAGGCAGTGGAATTAATCGGCGCCAATCGTTCCAGCCCGTTTATTCATTTGATTCCGGCATTCGGTTTGGTATTGTCGGTCATTTTCCTTGGCGAGCAGATCACCGCTTCAGACTTTTTGGGGCTGGCGTTGATCTTTATCGGCTTGGTGATTGCGGCGGGCAAATTGCGCTTACGTAAACAGAATCAAAATAACCAGAGCTAG
- the arfB gene encoding alternative ribosome rescue aminoacyl-tRNA hydrolase ArfB, with protein sequence MLRLSTGQIIPESEITWHAMRAQGAGGQNVNKVETAIHLRFDIKASSLPEDFKQRLLRKSDHRITKDGVIIIKAQSYRTQAANKEDALERLRAILEESAVRPKARIATRPSKSARLKRVDEKKQRSQIKNLRQRVRHDD encoded by the coding sequence ATGCTGAGACTTTCCACCGGACAAATCATTCCAGAATCCGAAATCACATGGCATGCCATGCGAGCACAGGGTGCTGGTGGGCAAAATGTCAATAAAGTGGAAACCGCCATTCATCTGCGCTTTGACATCAAGGCTTCATCTCTGCCTGAAGACTTTAAACAGCGTTTGTTGAGAAAATCCGATCACCGCATTACCAAAGATGGTGTGATTATCATCAAAGCGCAGTCTTACCGTACGCAAGCCGCCAACAAAGAAGATGCCTTGGAAAGATTGCGAGCGATTTTAGAAGAGTCCGCCGTGCGACCCAAAGCACGCATTGCCACTCGTCCAAGCAAAAGCGCACGCCTCAAACGGGTGGACGAGAAAAAACAGCGCAGTCAGATTAAAAATCTCCGGCAACGAGTGCGCCATGACGATTAA
- the murI gene encoding glutamate racemase: MTDSRPIGVFDSGIGGLPIAQKIRELLPNEKLIYVADTFYAPYGEKSEDTILQRSLAVVDFLMSQDVKAIVVACNTATMVSIKTLRERYDLPFIGVEPGVKPAAIHTKTGVIGVLATEKTLTSHAFDALAKRVAGNAHMEIQPSPKLVRLVEALKLESEEAVKAVEEYVHPLIDKGADTIILGCTHFAHLSPIIEKVAGEKVSVISTELAVAKETVRRLKTEHLLSDSSQTGTTEFFSNGDFNLFQEQIQKLWSTGAQLLSF; this comes from the coding sequence ATGACTGATTCCAGACCTATTGGTGTATTTGATTCCGGTATTGGCGGCTTGCCGATTGCCCAAAAAATCCGAGAATTGCTCCCGAACGAAAAACTTATTTATGTCGCGGACACCTTTTACGCCCCCTATGGTGAAAAATCCGAGGACACCATTTTGCAACGCTCTTTGGCGGTAGTGGATTTTCTGATGTCCCAAGATGTCAAAGCCATCGTCGTCGCCTGCAATACCGCGACCATGGTCAGCATCAAAACCCTCAGGGAACGATATGATTTACCCTTTATTGGCGTGGAACCGGGCGTCAAACCCGCTGCCATCCACACTAAAACAGGCGTGATTGGCGTACTGGCAACCGAAAAAACCCTCACCAGCCATGCTTTTGATGCACTGGCAAAGCGCGTGGCGGGCAATGCTCATATGGAAATACAACCCTCTCCCAAGCTAGTACGCTTGGTGGAAGCCTTGAAATTGGAAAGCGAAGAAGCCGTGAAAGCCGTAGAAGAATATGTGCACCCGTTGATCGACAAAGGTGCCGACACCATTATCCTTGGTTGCACACACTTTGCCCACCTATCCCCCATCATTGAAAAGGTTGCAGGAGAGAAGGTGTCCGTCATTAGCACGGAATTGGCCGTTGCCAAAGAAACCGTTAGACGCCTGAAAACTGAACATCTTCTCAGTGATAGTTCTCAAACGGGCACCACCGAGTTTTTTAGCAACGGTGATTTCAATCTTTTTCAAGAACAAATCCAGAAACTTTGGTCAACAGGCGCGCAATTACTCTCGTTTTGA